One Salvelinus fontinalis isolate EN_2023a chromosome 27, ASM2944872v1, whole genome shotgun sequence genomic region harbors:
- the LOC129825378 gene encoding 40S ribosomal protein S29-like, which translates to MGHQSLYWSHPRKFGQGSRSCRVCSNRHGLIRKYGLNMCRQCFRQYANDIGFVKLD; encoded by the exons ATGGGACATCAGAGCCTCTACTGGAGTCACCCAAGAAAATTCGGTCAGGGATCCCGATCCTG CCGGGTATGCTCGAACAGACACGGTCTGATCCGTAAATACGGGCTCAACATGTGCCGCCAGTGCTTCAGGCAGTACGCGAATGACATCGGCTTTGTCAAG CTGGACTAA